The Gambusia affinis linkage group LG05, SWU_Gaff_1.0, whole genome shotgun sequence region aaacacacaccgtGCTTTAAGGAGAGCTGGACACGCTGCGGCCGACGGCTGCGGCCGACCCCAGTACCTTCCTGCGTTTGGCCGGCATCCCGTGGAGGTAGGCGTCGGATAACGGCGGCTGAGCCTTCATCTTCCTCTGAGTCATCATGTCGCAGCGGATGATGGGAACCCACTCCTGCAAGAAGTTATTGCCGCCTTCAGTCAAGTTCCCGAACTCtaagaagttttattttctatatttggaCTTTTTCTCCCTGAGCAGTCTGGATTAAATGTTACTAATCGAGTTCAGAAACTGAACCTGGAAATTGTTTTGAAacttaaaacactttgaattcacagctgattttatttattttttttgctcatcaGGTGACATCATGCTGAACAGATAAATGATCGATTATCAGATTCAGACGGATGTGCAGCTGCACCACCAAGGAGAGGaagagtgatgaagaggagttGTCTTACCGGAGGAACGGCTGCCGCCCAGGTCTCCGCCTCCTCGCTGCCGCCCTCAGCTCCGGCCGCCGCCACGTCGCCCCCCAGCGGCGCGGCTCCGCCCGACGCTCCCAGGTCTCCAGGCAACGCTCTGGTCTCCCTTGACGACGCAGCGGGGGTGTCGTGGGACACGGACATGGCTTCCTCGGCGGTGGTGGCAGCTGCGGGTGAGAGAGTGTCTCCGATCTTGGGAGGAGGACAGAGAGGTGAGAGACGAGGCGGGACGGCGGCGTGCGGACGCAGGAACACGTCGGACTCACCGTGGCGCTCTGAGCCTCCTGCTCGCCGCCCGCTGAGCTCCGGTCcctctgtggaaaaaaaccaTCACATCTAATATTTATCAGCGCCTGAGGTAACATGAGACGCAGCAGGGCAGATAAAAGGGCCGGCCGGAGCGTCGTGtgaggggtcaaaggtcaggataCCTGTGTGTAGACGATGTAGCTCTGGATCTGCTCCTGGGAGACGGGGATGTGCTCCAGAATCACCTGCAGCCGCATCGTCATCATGCCGGTCATCCAGTTCACCAGGCTGGGGTTGATGTCGCTCGACATGCGGCGCtgacaaacagcagaagaagaagagtttcCTGTTTACAGCTGCTGGTTCCTCTCAGGCTCACcgcagcaggtcagaggtcagctttACCCCTGAACCTGTTGGGACCGGTTCAGGGTGTGGTGGTGAAAAACAAACCGACCGGCCCTTTAAATGGGCGGGGCATCAGGTTAAAGGTTAGCTGACCTTCAACCTGTAACAACATGCAGATGCAATCTTTAATCTTTAATAATTGATCCTGAACTGTTTGATACCGACAGTAAATCAGACGTTCAGTTCATGTGactcaattaaaatgttttttgtaaagtgtctCAAGGCGACGTTTGTTGAATTGTTGCTatagaaacaaactgaactgagtTTGTACTGATGGCAACATTAcaatgctgaatatttttacagaaagtcctatcaaaagtattcacaccctgaaTTAAAAATCTCAGTAAGACACAAAGAAGTTTGTTGCAGCTAGAAAACagagggtgtgaatacttttgataggactttctgtaaaaatattcagcattgTAATGTTGCCATCAGTACAGCCTCCAAAactcagttcagtttgtttctatAGCAACAATTCAACAATCAGTCACCTTGTTTTCTAGCTGCAACAAACTTCTTTGTGTCTTACTGagatttttaattcaattaaaaatatttaaacccaaaggcaaattaaatgttacaactCAAATGTGCAGAAGGCCATTAGTGGATCGTGATGGTAGGAAGTGAAGGacctccagtagcagtcagagGCCTGCAGACTGTGGCTGTACTACATTCTCATGACCATCAAGACAGCAGAGGCGATATTCCACAGCAACATGTCCTGATGACTTCAACATTTGATGGCTAGCTCTGCTCATCCAcctcttttgcttttgcagcTCCTCTTTACGTCTGTCTGGCTGTTCGGTTAGAGAGACGCCAGACAAACGGCGTCAAAGATGGTTTGAACGTCCTCCGTCTCTCTGCTGCCATGAAGTCTCATTTTCATCTCGGCTGGGATTTGGGGACAGAGTTCAGGTTTCATTTGAGCGTTTAGATGCCAACCAGCTGCTTCAGTTGTAAAGACGATACCTTGTTGCCACAGTTacgcatcataaaaacaaaaggagcaaCAATTCTTCCAGGATGCAGAATTAGAGGAAAAATGAAACCAACGAATATGatgaacaaaaatgcagaaaatgtaacaacatgctgccaccatgaGGGGCGCTATTCCAGAATGAAGTCACTGAGCCAGAGACagtgtgaagtggaaggaaagtcatttaaaaacaatctatAAAGTGCAACCTGCCTCACTGCGACACCCAAAGTAAAACCAGTGCTGCCATCCGTCAGCTCATCAGTTAACAGAGAGTAATTTAGTCGGACAGCCGgccatgcagcagcagcagcatcatgctgggggTCAGGGCAGCTGGAGGAGAAGCTACAAATACTTCAATCTGACAATGGAATGCTTTCCAATGTGTTAGaaaggtctagtcaaagcccagtcctctaaaaaatgttcttgcaaCTTTTTCTGGCCAAATTCTCTGAACAAGagaagtttagtctgatttaacttcagacggttaggaaaaaaagaaaccgtGTCTTTCTGTTAGgtttatgaaaatatctggtttcactgtaaattatattttccaaatttaggcttTCAATCATTTGTTTGACTGGACTTTATTCCAAACTGTGCATTTTCAATATCAAGCACTTTTAaggactttatacagaaatcaagAACTTTCCACACCTTGAAATTCAAGCATATTGAAGGATTTCAAGCTGTTTGACTCCTGCACCCCTAAAAGCTCAGCAGCTGCAACAGCAGTGAAAGGAAGGGGACTAAACCCTAAAGCACACCACATTATCCAGATCTTTCTTCAAAAAACAGGAGAGATTTTTGATTCCTCCTCATATTTATGCAACACACcccaataaaaaacacaaacgtgGTTTCTACTCACGATCCTGTGGTTGATGACGTCGGTCAGCGCTCTCTGGTCTCCTCTCAGGCAGTGCAGGTTGAGGGCCAGACACTCAAACAGCGCCTGGTTGCACATCTGCAGCAGCCTGGGCCCAAACGTCTCATCTGGACCAGAATTATCCCAACATTAAATAACAGCTGATTCTGCCAAGCTGCAGCtgagccagcagggggcgatgGGGGGTCAGGATTACCTGTGCAGCGCAGGATGTGAGTGGAGATCTGCGTCAGCTGCTGCCTGAAGAAAGACATGTTGGTCTGAGTGGCGTCCACGCCGTCCAGCACCGAGACGGAAGACTCCCTCTGCAGGAGAGGAGGGTTTACTGCAGCTGCTTTCAGACGATAAGCTCAGGTTTCCTGTTGCATGTAACTGATGAACCGCCACAAATAAAAGCTGCCAAAGCTTCAGaatcaagtttgtttttaaaaaaatatgacgGGGTATCAGGGCCACgctaagaaaataaagtcataatactaTGAGGATAAATTTGAAATACTGTAATGCGAGAATAAAGACATAATATGAcgttatttttgtcattttatttttcttactttggtCCTAATACGGCATCATAAAACAACGTGAAGAActagaactggaagatattttaaatatccaaaataaataagcaaaacaaacaaaaacgttaaataaaatgacttaaagtctccaaacaaaacaaagtgttaGTTAGACCAAAGCATCCAAtaaattaactgatttattgattattccGACAGGCCTATTAATATCTTATATCTGCACATTTATACCAATCAGAGTTAGAATGAATTTAAATCTCATGGCAGCCAAAACGGACAGAAATAAAGTTCTGTGGCGTTAAACAGTAGAATTGTAATTTCAGTTGTACAGTGTGAAAACAGTGAATAAATGGGTTTTTAAGCATTCGGTGTGAAATGGTGATAATTAAAACCACGTTGTTGTCCAGTCGTGTCACACCCCCGTCCCGCTCAGCCAATCAAACGAAAACACCATGAACGGCCACACTGCGTTCAGAATGAAACTCACGAAGCTCTCGGTGATGTACTCCTCCAGATCGTTGACCAGGCTCTCCGCAGCCGCCTGCACAGAacaccagaagaagaaacatcagCCGCCAGGCGTTTGactggaccaatcagagaggaTTCGGCGAGCGGTACGGACAGCGATGTTCTGGTCCGTGGGCTCTCTGCCGCTGAGGTAGTTCTGGGTGAAGAACTGGGCCAGCTGGGGCTGGATGCGGCTCAGCGGCTGGTGCTGGccgtgcagcagcagcaccaggtCAGACATGGTGAACGTCTGGCACACCAAAATCAGCAGCTCCCCGAAGAACCCTGGGAACCAAAAACACAGGAAAGGACTTTAAAACCCCCGCAGAGTTTCTCAGGCGCTCCACCGCCGAAGCCAAAACGATTAAATTGGGTCAATCAGCCCTAAACCGAGTCATCGTCAGGACAGCGGATGACACGGAGGGCAGTGGCTGCAGCCGGGAGCCGACCTGTGGGGTCATCCTGGCCGTTGAAGAGGTTGGTGGCCTGCGACAGCCGCTGCATGAACTGAGCGATGCTCTCGGTGTCGTTCTGGGCCTGGCCCAGCGAGCCCATCATGGTGCTCAGGACGCCGCGCATGATCCCTGTGAACAGCTCCGGGTTCACGGACTCTGCTTCACCCCCCGCCGGGTTGGCGCCTGCGGTGGGGCCcgcagagggaggaggaggaggaggagagaaaatggGCTGGGAGGCctggaagaaaaggaagagggTCAGAACCAGTCCTGGAACGTCTCCAACGGATCCGAGCAGCAGAAAGCCGCCCACCTGCTGCATGAACTCCGTCATGCCCTGGATGAACGCCGGGACGCTGGAAGTGGTGACGGTTATAGATGGGGCCCCAGCCGCGGCGGCGCCGGGGCCGCCGGCGGCGCCCAGGAGAGAGCTGAGGAGCTGGCGGAGGTCCGGGGCCAAGTCCTGGGGCTCGCCGCTGCTGCTCTCACTCTGGGCCGGCGCCATGGGCGGCGGGCTCGGACCCGACgtggaaaaggaaaaggagcTGGAGGATGAAGtctgagaggaggaggaggtggaagtGGGTgtggagaaagaggaggaagagacggTTTGGCCTGctggaaatacaaacaaatagtTAATTATCATTAGTTTATGATCATTTAAcgagatttaaatttaaagatgaataaGGTACCCATCTGGCCCGGCATCAGGAGCTGCCCAACCAGCCCGCTGATCATCTGGTTCAGGGCAGCAGGGTTGAAAGCCTGGGGGGCGGGAACAGTTTAACAGTTTATATAGAGGCCAATATACATCACTGAGTCATCAGAAATATTCATTCATTGAAACAATCCGGGTAAATAAAATCCCAGCTCAATTTAAATGCTTCGACACAATAAGTgaggaaaattacaaaaaatcttCTTGCTGAGTTCATTCTTGGTGATTCTAACTAAACTAAAGCAAGAGacgtttggtctgatttatcttcagacagtgaggaaaaatatctggttttatcTGTAAGTAACGTTTTCCAATCGATAAAGCACTTTCAGAAGGAATGTAGCATTTTCCAACTATCTGGTTGAAATTCAAGGATTCTCCAGGCCTCCAGGGCCTGCATGAGGCAGCAGCTCCGTGTTTCCCACCTGTCCCGGCTGCTGGCTCGGCATGGCCGCCCTCACGTTGATGGTGGTTCCCCGGGTCCCGAAGGCCGGCGGGGGCATGCCGGCGGCGAAGGGGGGCCGAGAGAAGACCACCCTGGCCTGAGGGTGTTGGGGTCCAGCCTGGGAGGGCGGAGGGGGGGCGGTGGGGGTGGTGGTGGGCGTGTTGGGCCCAGTGGTGGTGGCTGAGGAGGTGGGAGTGGAGCCGGGGGGGGTGGGCTGCGGCGGGACGGGCTGGCCGGTGGCTGCAGCGGTCGCAGCGCTGGTCGCCACAGCAGCTGCATACTGGCTGATCTGCTGCATGAGGTTCCGCATGAAGTCTGGCGGGAGGCCCCCTAGAGGGCGGAGGCCGGAATGACAGCGTTACGAAAATGGAGCAGAGATACTTCTGCTGTAATTCAACAtcagatttctgctgtttattaATGTTCAGTAAAGTGTTCACACTCAGCAGCCTGGCTCTGCTTCTGGGAACAGGTTGagttttgtaattatataaaaacagaaaaaaataataattcagcaACTAACAAACTTATAAacagaatgtaaaaatgtaaggaATTATGTAACAAAACTAAAGATAGagtgaatgtttaaaatataatttagttaaagaaacatagaaataatacaaacaaaGCATTAAGgataaaaatagttaaataaaactaaacacaacATATAACATTattaaacagacagaaaatgtgtggaaaatgtaataaactttttaaaaataaaatgaaaaaccagattttttaaatttgaaaaacataaattgattttaagcaaaagacaaaaagaaatatgtttaaaaataaataaaataaaacatattaaaataactaccttcataaataattattttaaaacattgaataaataaaaaaaacaaccaaagagGGAATCAGACCAACATTACCTGCTTGGCCAGGCATTTGCTGTCCACCTGCTGCACCGTTTCCTCCAGGACCTGCATGTGACAAGAAAAACgcataaataaagtgaaaataatctttttctctAGGAAATCACTGGAGTTTCTCTGCGACTCGTTTCTGTTGAGCAAACAGCGACGGCTTCATCCGCTGCCGAGCAGCGACACACACACGTCTCAGAGCTTCAATCAGTGGCGGGGAGGGGACAACACACCGTCCGCGTTCATCTGCATCATGACCACCGGGACTGCCTGGTGGCTGATCCTGATGACCCGGGAGCCACCCTGTCCCTGTCCAGCCTGCTGATTGGCCGTGGTAGTCTGTGAGGGGGAGGTCTGTCCCTGACCTGCCTGCTCCGGCTGGCCGCTGGGCTGGGTGGGCGGAGCTTGTCCCTCAGTGCTGTTGGCTGCAACAGTCACTGTGGCTCCCAGGTTCATCTGTggagagaggtcagaggtcagcggGGCTCAGGGCCGCCGGCGGGGACGGGCACGGCGCCGCCTACTTGCACTGGGATGTGATGGTGCACGGCTCCAGGGAGGCCGACGGGGCTGCTGTAGTGGGAGAACGGGCGGACCACGTGGAGGTGGCGGGGAACCGGGCTCATGAGGTTCAGCCGCAGGTCGCTCAGGGCAACCAGGGCGTTGCCCAGCAAACGCAGACACTCACAGATCTGAACCAGAGTCCTCTGGTCGTCCTCTCTCTcctgcaggaaaaacacaacagacaggCTGCAAACATCAACGccgcagctgctgcagccattTTGACCTCTGCTGTCCGACACTTTGAGGTGATTTATGataagttttatgttttagtgaAACAGAATCTTCCACTGATGACCTCCAAACGTAAAATAGTGACACATCTAGcttacaaaatgttcaactatTTAAGAAATATCACTTTTATCTGAAATTAATCTTTAGACTTTCTGAATAACCTTTACATGATGTCATGGTCTAAATTATGACTGAAGAAATTCattgtgatgaatcaattattgaaactaatttagtaatcaattaattgttaactggaggatccagactaaaatatttactgacAGAAAACACTCAGATCTGAAATGAAGGTAAAACtgtacagaaatattaaaacattcatgACTTGTATCCTGGGAAAAATCATTTccagggccacaaatggcccctgggccACGCTTTGGACCTCCCTGCTCTAAAGTCAACACATTAATATCAATTTCTGCATGCTGTGAGAGACCAGAGTCCAGTGTAACTCTGTATTTGTGCACAGGCATCTTTTGCCCCGTACTGTATTGTTGTTGTACTCTGCGGCGGTGGCCGTCTCCAGGATGCTGTGCGCTCGCTGCATGAACGGCTGCAGCCGCTCCTCCACCCGCCGCAGCTCAGACAGCATCTCTGCCAGCTCCGCCGGGCTGGGGTGGCTGCAGCAgggaccaaaaacaaacaaaacacacagcaaGCATTTTAACATCCAGGATGTATGACGATGATCAGCTGTGAAAGGCTTTACCTCTGCAAGCATGACTGAATATTTTACTAAACTTGTTCCTGAGAAACTGAAGCAAACCAGAGGAAGTCCCTCCGTTCTGATCTGTCTGTGAGAATTTCCAGATTATCTGAACCTAATCTCCATGATGGAGGTGAACAACCTGTCCCCACCTTGGACCCGGCTGTGGGGTCGGTCCCTCAGACTGGGCGGAGGAGGAGGGCGGAGGCGTAGTCGGGGGTGGAGAGGTGTCCATTGGCTGGGCGGAGGGAGACGGAGTGGaagtggtggaggaggaggagggaggcgggggagcagcagcagctgcagcagcagctgcagcagaagtgGTTTCGGTTTGGGAGGATGAGTCAGTGGTCCGACCctgaaacagaaaccaaacatcaGTGAAGTTGCTCTTCCCACGACTTccacaaattaaatgaatttagtATCAAATGTCTGTAGAGATGCAAAcctttctctgtctttccaTTTGATGCTGATTTTTAGTGTTTCGATTCaattcagaaacaatttttctgttcaaactgTCTAAATATTCTGTTGAAATGATGTGACCGTCAGAAGGACGAGGCAGTGTAAACAAAAGACATACAACTGaagtgcattttaaaactgattttggagCAGGACTacagaatcttttttttctgcacctctAAATGTCCGTGCAGCAAAAGttctcctctgtgttttctgatctttagatcagaaaaaaacatttctgatctaaagagatcagaaatgttttcaaaggcCAACCAACTCCCACACTCCACAGGATCAGGAACGtttggtgtcaatcaactgctacaaatattttagctgcacaaaagtaacaaaagtaaCATCACCTTTACTTTGGATTGGCTGGCCGACCTTTAATAACCTCTGTAAACATTTAGTGATATCTTTAAACTGgtagctgcaaaaacaaaatattttttgcagacAGTCAGGTGCTGTGTGACCTCTGGACGACCTCTCACCTCCATCCTGTTGATGACGTCCTGGATGTCTCGCAGCAGGTTCTCGGCCAGCACCAGCCTCAGCCTGGGCTCGCTCTGGACCGGCTGGTCCATGTCGATGTGAACGTTCACCGAGCCGTTGCTCTGCAAAGGCAACGGCAGCTTCAGTCAGAGGGACGCTCCACACCGACAGGTTACAGGAAACTGAGCGGGTGGAGGAGCTTACCCCGGTGCTGGTGGTGACCCTGGCGTTCCGGGAGTTCTCCCCCATTCCCGACACCATCTGCTGCACCGTCATCTGCTTGAAGgggaaaacacaaagtgttgGGAATCCTGGACAGCAAACCTGGAGCTGCTCATCAAgtcaaacatgaaatattaaaagttttccAGAAATCAAACATTACTGAGTTGAAatatgatgtaatattctaCCTTTGCCCTCCCAAAgtgatattaaatattttgttagatttttgttgctctgtttCTCTGAGATGTGTGATCCGTGCTCGTTATTATTTTAAGCTCTTTTATATCAAAATGTCTCATTTATCAGCAGTTTTGTTCagttgtttaaatgtatttaagaaGGAAGCTCCCAGTGGAAACGCTCTTTGACCCACTGAAGTGTTTTCCTCACTTTCTCATGCCTGTTATTTAATCTGCaacaacagaaatgttgtttgaacttgttgaaactgaaaactgaagtGAGTCACGTTCCTTCTCGTTTGTCTGGAAATGATAAACTCCTGACTATAAAAACCTTGTCTGTTTGTGACTCCAGTGTTTCCTACctgagagctgcagcttccCACCAGATCTTAATCTGCCTCAtaatttcatctttttcatttcGCTTCTCTTGAAAATTTACCTAAAGCAACTTGGAACCATCAGATGAAGACGGCCGATGATTGTGGCTGTTTGTTCTCTGGTTGTGGTCTCCCAATGGAAAACCCCACTACCCACTTGTTTAGATGTTAATGTAAAATTTCATTATCAGTTTCTATCTGCAGCTTTCCCACAAACAATCTGACATTAACGCCCACGTCACGCTGAGATAAGCACATTCTGCAGCCTGGGGATCTGTGTGGCAGCTGTCAGTCTGCAACAGGAAGGCAGAACTAAAAGGTGTGATCCTCTCATACTCATCTGTTCTGAACTTTATTTGATCAACTTATTTAAAGCAGCATGTGTTCAAAGCAAAGATTTTCTCActgaataaatgatttaaagactcatgactgttttctttctgatttgtTAGTTTGCTGATTTATTGTCAGGATGTGGAGCAATAAATAGAATCCAACACTCTGGAGGCATCTGGACTGTCTTCAGAACGTTAAtcttatttttagattttgaagcAAATGAAAGCACAGTGACTTAAAAACAGTCAATTATATAAGTGAGAGAATTTATCTAATCTTGTGAACGTGAACAGGAGGAATCCATCTTGCTCCAGACTAACCTGGATCTGCTGGGGGTCCATGATGTTGACGGGGAGGTTGAAGGTTCCTAGCATAACGTAGCTGTTAGCGTTGCGGTCGTGTGGCACTTGGGACGTTCCCTGGGAGGATGAGGACGGGCCGCTGTCCGCTGAGGGTCCTACAGACCCCGGACCGCCCTGGGAGGGTGGAGGCGGGGCCCGCTCCACCAGGTGGATCACCTTTCCACCCACgtctgggaaaaacaaaaaatacctcAGCTTCCatacagagaggaaaaaaaccgATACAAAGCAACTAACTGTCCTgtcagttgatttatttattacagtttctctaaaaatacaacagaccacaaaaaaaaccttaaaatgtttcctgactCACTGTAGTCTGCGAGCGTCCGTTCATCCTGCAGCACTCTGCCCTGGTAGATGAGCCTTTGTTTGTCCACAGGAATGCCCACCGAAGGGGCGATGTGCTCCTTAAACTCCCTCACTGTCAGCTACAAACCGTGGGTCACAAACACGTGAGCGAAGgctgacaggaaacagaaatgtggaGCAGAGAACAAGTTTCTACCTGAGAACCAACAGTGTAGGTTCTGCTCTGGGAGTCTAGTGTTTTCACCGTCACTTCTATGTCTGAACTTTGCTCCTCCATGATGTTTCTGTAGAAAACATGAGAAGAAAAGACATTTCTGGAACATCAAAGTCAATAATAATGTtgatatttcattttatattaaagaaCAGTTGATAAAATCTCTGGGCGTTTTATTTGACACCATGTTGGATGGAGGCCGTGAAGAACCAGTTCCAGCCAAAAAGCTATTCAACATAGAACTATTTCGCCAATATATCTTCATTTAAATGTTGCTGTGTGCAACATTCACATTGCAAAGGACACACTGGAATGAAAACACTACATGGTAATATAACCACAACTGTTATGAACTTTCATTTTACAtgcaaatgtaatatttagccAGGTGATCTGAGTCTCACACTCGTTGATAATGATGTTGTCCAAACTGCTAAAGGCCACAGAGtgatgagaaagagagagaataaagAGATATTCATATAGCAACTCACATCGCCAGCACAGAATTTATAAATATCAGGATTTTCAAACATCATGCAGCCCAGACAATAGAAATAACTCTCACAAGCAGGCAAACATATCCTGTAATAGTAAAGTTCACAGACAGCGGTGGGATCAGTGCAGATTAACTGCCAACAAGCCTGCAGGAGGGAGGCATCACTTAAGCTGCTGTTCACATCCTCTGTTGAAAACtcctgcatttttttcatttctcaatAAATATCGcatgattagaaaaaaatctgaacgtCAGTTTATTCCAATATTCTGCAGCCCCAATACAACCAAATAAAGTCAccaataaatgtattattttaaatctaacgCTGACtaaattataaaagaaaaaatcatgACTAACAGAGTAACATTAATTTGATACTAAACATCATCCAGTCCCTGATGAACTCAACGCTCCATCAGGACATTCCACTTCATTACATCTGAAATTAcagggggtttttttttagatcaacaACCAATAATTTCTGTTAACCTGACAAAATAGCACATGCACAGGGTGACTGAAATACATTTCATATACAACTGTAGAGATTAATACTGTCCTCTTGTCGACAGTCAAACGTTTGGGCTGCGAGGTTAGGAACAAACCAGAAAATGTCTCCATTAGAAAGCTGCAATAAACTGATCCTCTTCTTGGTTATGTAGACTACAGAAAAACAAGTGGTTTAGCTTTTTTCCATTTGACGCCATGCTTTGGTTTCCTACTGCACATAGTTCTTCAAACCTTCATGAGCCTCTGTATCTGTGACATTCAGATACTGAACACTAACTGGCCTCAAATTTCTGCAATTTCAAtcacacaaacatatttttctgacaaaatgcTTAAAAGATCCaggaaagttttaataaataaaagctttttattaacCAACAACAGAAGCACAGAGAATAATCCTCCTTCAGTTGctgaaacatgaatgtgtgACATGGAAATTCAGGATCAAAGCCCTTCTTTAAAATATCTCTTCATAGAGCTCACTCTGAGGTAAAGTTAAACTAAAGCATATTTAATAGATACACaagcaaaaaatgaaattgaatgttttccacaacatttctttttatgtaaagtTGCTGTAAGTAAAAAGAGTTTTGTTGTCAGAGTTAAacaaagcagacaaaaacataagCTGAGGTGCatagaaatgacaaaattacaCAGCGTGGTT contains the following coding sequences:
- the bag6 gene encoding large proline-rich protein BAG6 isoform X3 codes for the protein MEEQSSDIEVTVKTLDSQSRTYTVGSQLTVREFKEHIAPSVGIPVDKQRLIYQGRVLQDERTLADYNVGGKVIHLVERAPPPPSQGGPGSVGPSADSGPSSSSQGTSQVPHDRNANSYVMLGTFNLPVNIMDPQQIQQMTVQQMVSGMGENSRNARVTTSTGSNGSVNVHIDMDQPVQSEPRLRLVLAENLLRDIQDVINRMEGRTTDSSSQTETTSAAAAAAAAAAPPPPSSSSTTSTPSPSAQPMDTSPPPTTPPPSSSAQSEGPTPQPGPSHPSPAELAEMLSELRRVEERLQPFMQRAHSILETATAAEYNNNTEREDDQRTLVQICECLRLLGNALVALSDLRLNLMSPVPRHLHVVRPFSHYSSPVGLPGAVHHHIPVQMNLGATVTVAANSTEGQAPPTQPSGQPEQAGQGQTSPSQTTTANQQAGQGQGGSRVIRISHQAVPVVMMQMNADGPGGNGAAGGQQMPGQAGGLPPDFMRNLMQQISQYAAAVATSAATAAATGQPVPPQPTPPGSTPTSSATTTGPNTPTTTPTAPPPPSQAGPQHPQARVVFSRPPFAAGMPPPAFGTRGTTINVRAAMPSQQPGQAFNPAALNQMISGLVGQLLMPGQMGQTVSSSSFSTPTSTSSSSQTSSSSSFSFSTSGPSPPPMAPAQSESSSGEPQDLAPDLRQLLSSLLGAAGGPGAAAAGAPSITVTTSSVPAFIQGMTEFMQQASQPIFSPPPPPPSAGPTAGANPAGGEAESVNPELFTGIMRGVLSTMMGSLGQAQNDTESIAQFMQRLSQATNLFNGQDDPTGFFGELLILVCQTFTMSDLVLLLHGQHQPLSRIQPQLAQFFTQNYLSGREPTDQNIAAAAESLVNDLEEYITESFRESSVSVLDGVDATQTNMSFFRQQLTQISTHILRCTDETFGPRLLQMCNQALFECLALNLHCLRGDQRALTDVINHRIRRMSSDINPSLVNWMTGMMTMRLQVILEHIPVSQEQIQSYIVYTQRDRSSAGGEQEAQSATIGDTLSPAAATTAEEAMSVSHDTPAASSRETRALPGDLGASGGAAPLGGDVAAAGAEGGSEEAETWAAAVPPEWVPIIRCDMMTQRKMKAQPPLSDAYLHGMPAKRRKTGQGGGSLLSLSDAVGQAARSAGVRPISSPEQLQADLEAQEVKEAYSEQVKADVKKRVREDPDFNSQQFPNTHRAFSPDS
- the bag6 gene encoding large proline-rich protein BAG6 isoform X5; this encodes MEEQSSDIEVTVKTLDSQSRTYTVGSQLTVREFKEHIAPSVGIPVDKQRLIYQGRVLQDERTLADYNVGGKVIHLVERAPPPPSQGGPGSVGPSADSGPSSSSQGTSQVPHDRNANSYVMLGTFNLPVNIMDPQQIQMTVQQMVSGMGENSRNARVTTSTGSNGSVNVHIDMDQPVQSEPRLRLVLAENLLRDIQDVINRMEGRTTDSSSQTETTSAAAAAAAAAAPPPPSSSSTTSTPSPSAQPMDTSPPPTTPPPSSSAQSEGPTPQPGPSHPSPAELAEMLSELRRVEERLQPFMQRAHSILETATAAEYNNNTEREDDQRTLVQICECLRLLGNALVALSDLRLNLMSPVPRHLHVVRPFSHYSSPVGLPGAVHHHIPVQMNLGATVTVAANSTEGQAPPTQPSGQPEQAGQGQTSPSQTTTANQQAGQGQGGSRVIRISHQAVPVVMMQMNADGPGGNGAAGGQQMPGQAGGLPPDFMRNLMQQISQYAAAVATSAATAAATGQPVPPQPTPPGSTPTSSATTTGPNTPTTTPTAPPPPSQAGPQHPQARVVFSRPPFAAGMPPPAFGTRGTTINVRAAMPSQQPGQAFNPAALNQMISGLVGQLLMPGQMGQTVSSSSFSTPTSTSSSSQTSSSSSFSFSTSGPSPPPMAPAQSESSSGEPQDLAPDLRQLLSSLLGAAGGPGAAAAGAPSITVTTSSVPAFIQGMTEFMQQASQPIFSPPPPPPSAGPTAGANPAGGEAESVNPELFTGIMRGVLSTMMGSLGQAQNDTESIAQFMQRLSQATNLFNGQDDPTGFFGELLILVCQTFTMSDLVLLLHGQHQPLSRIQPQLAQFFTQNYLSGREPTDQNIAAAAESLVNDLEEYITESFRESSVSVLDGVDATQTNMSFFRQQLTQISTHILRCTDETFGPRLLQMCNQALFECLALNLHCLRGDQRALTDVINHRIRRMSSDINPSLVNWMTGMMTMRLQVILEHIPVSQEQIQSYIVYTQRDRSSAGGEQEAQSATIGDTLSPAAATTAEEAMSVSHDTPAASSRETRALPGDLGASGGAAPLGGDVAAAGAEGGSEEAETWAAAVPPEWVPIIRCDMMTQRKMKAQPPLSDAYLHGMPAKRRKTGQGGGSLLSLSDAVGQAARSAGVRPISSPEQLQADLEAQEVKEAYSEQVKADVKKRVREDPDFNSQQFPNTHRAFSPDS